One Streptomyces sp. RPA4-2 genomic window carries:
- a CDS encoding MarR family winged helix-turn-helix transcriptional regulator: protein MEKHATEGRSAGVEEADLGGQVRSAVGRLYRRFRSERPEGGLGDVALEVLTRLHKHGPQTLTELSAHDRVSPASMSQTVNRLTSAGYAVRTSDPGDRRKVLFRATAEGDELAGATRAQRNAWLDEQLRALSADDRAVIARAAALLSDIAGS, encoded by the coding sequence ATGGAGAAGCATGCAACCGAAGGGCGGTCCGCCGGGGTCGAGGAGGCCGACCTGGGCGGGCAGGTGCGCTCCGCCGTCGGCCGTCTCTACCGCCGCTTCCGCAGCGAGCGTCCCGAAGGCGGCCTCGGAGATGTGGCACTCGAGGTGCTCACCCGTCTCCACAAGCACGGACCGCAGACCCTCACCGAACTCAGCGCGCACGACCGGGTCTCCCCCGCCTCCATGAGCCAGACCGTGAACCGCCTCACCTCAGCCGGCTACGCCGTACGCACCAGCGACCCGGGCGACCGCCGCAAAGTGCTCTTCCGCGCCACCGCGGAAGGCGACGAACTCGCCGGCGCCACCCGGGCACAGCGCAACGCCTGGCTCGACGAACAGCTACGCGCGCTCAGCGCCGATGACCGCGCGGTCATCGCCCGCGCCGCGGCACTGCTCAGCGATATCGCCGGCTCCTGA
- a CDS encoding YbhB/YbcL family Raf kinase inhibitor-like protein yields the protein MPANPLGVALRNRRAGHHTLVWARPDLQAPENFTLTSPAFDHGAPIPEKHRGRLFSANISPALDWTPPPAGTVELVLIVQDPDVPVGKPAIHALTLGIDPALNGIPENALVNPSPIPGIRHGKGALGRRGWAGPMPIRSHGPHSYVFQLFALDKAPRLPAGFTLDGVTAAIAGHATGRARLDGTYEIR from the coding sequence ATGCCCGCAAACCCCCTCGGCGTCGCGTTGCGCAACCGGCGCGCCGGCCACCACACCCTCGTCTGGGCCCGCCCCGACCTGCAGGCCCCAGAGAACTTCACCCTGACCAGTCCCGCCTTCGACCACGGCGCACCCATACCGGAAAAGCACCGCGGCAGACTGTTCAGCGCGAACATCTCACCGGCCCTCGACTGGACGCCCCCGCCGGCCGGCACCGTTGAGCTCGTGCTCATCGTGCAGGACCCCGACGTCCCTGTCGGCAAACCGGCCATCCATGCGCTCACGCTGGGCATCGACCCCGCGCTGAACGGCATCCCGGAGAACGCCCTCGTCAACCCCAGCCCGATTCCCGGGATCCGGCACGGGAAGGGCGCGCTCGGCCGTCGTGGCTGGGCCGGACCGATGCCGATCCGATCACACGGACCCCATTCCTACGTCTTCCAGCTCTTCGCCCTCGACAAGGCCCCCAGGCTGCCCGCCGGCTTCACCCTCGACGGCGTGACCGCCGCCATCGCAGGCCATGCCACCGGCCGCGCCCGGCTGGACGGAACATACGAAATCCGATGA